A portion of the Cyanobium sp. PCC 7001 genome contains these proteins:
- a CDS encoding cyclic nucleotide-binding domain-containing protein has protein sequence MRIFARWPERQAHAVRWLLLLGWLALIASLLIPPLGTWALRPPLCPAGLDCHGHGGNQLFWGAVVPTGLLILAAGSHELWRRLCPLAFVSQLFRGLDRQRRVTGRNGRPQVAKVESDSWLGRHHLALQWCLLIAGLCLRLLAVNSSPVGLGLLLLLTVLAAIAVGWAYAGRAWCQYVCPMGAVQQVITGPRGPLASAAHLDPGRITQSMCRTLGDDAQERSACVACQSPCIDIDSERTYWAGFEGRRGLRWAWLSYPGLVLAFFLLSRQQGPQAVEMLRSGLWAFDADLPARALDLWPRPDAGWGMPRLLAIPALLSAAGAGSVALFGGLERALQTRLAADHSEERARAMARSRTRLLATFTAVNLFFWFADPSLGAAEGKVGQLIRSLVLIASAIWLYRGWPRDAEVYRRESTGASLRSQLRKRFPGLEAHLGGRTLEELTPGEVFTLAKALPAQLAASSQALYRDVLADLFRGGRLERATSAVQLEELRLALGLEEADHHTAIRELELQDPELLELDGRQRASRNLREEAAAEAIQDLLQFAGQHDLRPELLQPSQARRLERIRQDSGLEDGAWQQLLLRFGPRSDFARRQLERGVDALQGELARRAALAVAARDDNRIRPLLPVCDLRIVGCLLPLLPLLSEFRAGDDDDLLQRFAALQALLPSAVVGELLRRDLTLLPHADPGPALELEPLPDPLQAIEELWNDPDPENAVWVLWLLEQRDPARAARLRRTPRTGLPVTPHLQGLMDGRPLAEAPLLELLLRVPLLAELSPSALFNVASWGTLQAWPAGAPLLQAGEEAAWMAILLEGSVLVSGVDWQARVTAGETLGEMALLSGRSRGSAATAEKPVQALVFDAGAFEQLLHQSSGFARSLLRQQTRRIEGMQGEQC, from the coding sequence ATGCGGATCTTCGCGAGGTGGCCCGAACGCCAGGCCCACGCCGTGCGTTGGCTGCTGCTGCTGGGCTGGCTGGCCCTGATCGCTTCGCTGCTGATTCCGCCGCTGGGGACCTGGGCCCTGCGGCCGCCCCTCTGCCCCGCCGGCCTGGACTGCCACGGCCACGGCGGCAACCAGCTGTTCTGGGGCGCGGTGGTGCCCACCGGCCTGCTGATCCTGGCGGCCGGCAGCCACGAGCTCTGGCGCCGCCTCTGTCCGCTGGCCTTCGTCTCCCAGCTGTTCCGGGGCCTGGATCGCCAGCGCCGGGTGACCGGCAGGAACGGCAGGCCCCAGGTGGCCAAGGTGGAGAGCGATTCCTGGCTGGGCCGCCACCATCTGGCGCTGCAGTGGTGTCTGCTGATCGCGGGTCTGTGTCTGCGCCTGCTGGCGGTGAACAGCAGTCCGGTGGGCCTGGGCCTGCTGCTGCTGCTCACCGTGCTGGCCGCCATCGCGGTCGGCTGGGCCTACGCCGGCAGGGCCTGGTGCCAGTACGTCTGCCCGATGGGAGCCGTGCAGCAGGTGATCACCGGTCCGCGCGGGCCGCTGGCCAGTGCCGCCCACCTCGATCCCGGTCGCATCACCCAGTCGATGTGCCGCACCCTCGGCGATGACGCCCAGGAGCGCTCGGCCTGCGTGGCCTGCCAGTCGCCCTGCATCGACATCGATTCGGAGCGCACCTACTGGGCCGGATTCGAAGGCCGGCGCGGCCTGCGCTGGGCTTGGCTGTCCTATCCGGGGCTGGTGCTGGCCTTCTTCCTGCTCAGCCGCCAGCAGGGGCCCCAGGCGGTGGAGATGCTGCGCAGCGGGCTGTGGGCCTTCGACGCCGATCTGCCGGCCCGGGCCCTGGATCTGTGGCCGCGCCCCGATGCGGGCTGGGGCATGCCGCGCCTGCTGGCGATTCCGGCCCTGCTGAGCGCCGCCGGCGCCGGCAGTGTGGCGCTGTTCGGTGGGCTGGAGCGGGCGCTGCAGACCAGGCTGGCAGCGGATCACAGCGAGGAGCGGGCCCGGGCGATGGCGCGCTCACGCACCCGGCTGTTGGCCACGTTCACGGCGGTGAACCTCTTCTTCTGGTTCGCCGACCCCAGCCTCGGGGCGGCGGAGGGCAAGGTGGGCCAGTTGATCCGCTCGCTGGTGCTGATCGCCAGCGCCATCTGGCTCTACCGCGGCTGGCCCCGGGATGCGGAGGTGTACCGGCGGGAGAGCACCGGAGCCAGCCTGCGCTCCCAGCTGCGCAAGCGCTTCCCTGGCCTGGAGGCTCACCTGGGTGGGCGCACGCTCGAGGAGCTGACGCCCGGGGAGGTGTTCACCCTGGCCAAGGCGTTGCCGGCCCAGCTCGCAGCCAGCAGCCAGGCGCTCTACCGGGATGTGCTGGCCGATCTGTTCCGCGGCGGCCGTCTGGAGCGGGCCACCAGCGCGGTGCAGCTCGAGGAGCTGCGGCTTGCCCTGGGGCTGGAGGAGGCCGACCACCACACGGCCATCCGCGAACTGGAGCTCCAGGACCCCGAGCTGCTGGAGCTCGATGGCCGCCAGCGGGCCAGCCGCAACCTGCGGGAGGAGGCCGCGGCCGAGGCGATCCAGGATCTGCTTCAGTTCGCCGGCCAGCACGATCTGCGGCCTGAGCTGCTCCAGCCCTCCCAGGCCCGGCGGCTGGAGCGGATCCGCCAGGATTCCGGCCTGGAGGATGGGGCCTGGCAGCAGCTGCTGCTGCGGTTCGGCCCCCGCTCGGACTTCGCCCGTCGCCAGTTGGAGCGCGGGGTGGACGCCCTGCAGGGCGAGCTGGCCCGCCGGGCTGCCCTGGCGGTCGCCGCCCGCGACGACAACCGGATCCGCCCCCTGCTGCCGGTGTGCGATCTGCGCATCGTGGGCTGCCTGCTGCCCCTCCTGCCCCTGCTGTCGGAGTTCAGGGCCGGGGATGACGATGACCTGCTCCAGCGCTTCGCGGCCCTGCAGGCCCTGCTGCCCTCGGCGGTGGTGGGGGAGCTGCTGCGCCGTGACCTCACCCTGCTGCCCCATGCGGATCCCGGGCCTGCCCTGGAGCTCGAGCCCCTGCCGGACCCCCTGCAGGCGATCGAGGAGCTCTGGAACGACCCCGATCCGGAGAATGCGGTGTGGGTGTTGTGGCTGCTGGAGCAGCGGGATCCGGCCCGGGCCGCCCGCCTGCGCCGCACCCCCCGCACGGGTCTGCCGGTCACGCCCCATCTCCAGGGCCTGATGGATGGACGCCCCCTGGCCGAGGCCCCCCTGCTGGAACTGCTGCTGCGGGTGCCTCTGCTGGCGGAGCTCTCCCCCTCGGCCCTGTTCAACGTGGCGTCCTGGGGGACCCTGCAGGCCTGGCCGGCCGGTGCTCCGCTCCTGCAGGCCGGCGAGGAGGCGGCCTGGATGGCGATCCTGCTGGAGGGCTCGGTGCTGGTCAGCGGCGTCGACTGGCAGGCGCGGGTAACCGCCGGGGAGACCCTTGGCGAGATGGCCCTGCTGAGCGGGCGCTCCCGGGGTTCGGCCGCCACCGCCGAGAAGCCCGTGCAGGCGCTGGTGTTCGATGCGGGGGCCTTCGAGCAGTTGCTGCACCAGTCCTCGGGCTTCGCCCGCAGCCTGCTGCGTCAGCAGACCCGCAGGATCGAGGGGATGCAGGGGGAGCAGTGCTGA
- a CDS encoding SWIM zinc finger family protein, whose translation MTVSPITTQLGDEGLSQQPWWVEQWMELINSYRYKKRLERAWDYARSGNVTSIRFEGRRVHARVQGRRPDPYKVKLWLDVLNDDDWGFVLEALSQKARWSAQLLAGVMPEDIERAFAASGKRLFPFKLQEVRSECTCPDKTNPCKHVSAVFYLMGERFSEDPFVLFQLRGRSRAQLLADLAKRRRKVLARQARSRGGDANPAAAASQPVHPAIRDPSRWWRYDAALPPDLVVITPAMEGDTGLDAAGPLPLAEEPRFPEANRLFLEHLQAHSRERAALALARAMGNGSEGGEPGET comes from the coding sequence ATGACCGTGAGCCCCATCACCACCCAGCTCGGCGACGAAGGCCTGAGCCAGCAGCCCTGGTGGGTGGAGCAGTGGATGGAGCTGATCAACTCCTACCGCTACAAGAAGCGGCTGGAGCGCGCCTGGGACTACGCCCGCTCCGGCAACGTCACCTCGATCCGCTTCGAGGGCCGCCGGGTGCACGCCCGGGTGCAGGGGCGCCGCCCCGATCCCTACAAGGTGAAGCTCTGGCTGGATGTGCTCAACGACGACGACTGGGGCTTCGTGCTGGAGGCCCTGAGCCAGAAGGCGCGCTGGTCGGCCCAGCTGCTGGCGGGCGTGATGCCCGAGGACATCGAGCGGGCCTTCGCCGCCAGCGGCAAGCGGCTGTTCCCGTTCAAGCTGCAGGAGGTGCGCAGCGAGTGCACCTGCCCCGACAAGACCAACCCCTGCAAGCACGTGAGCGCCGTCTTCTACCTGATGGGGGAGCGCTTCAGCGAAGACCCCTTCGTGCTGTTCCAGCTGCGGGGGCGTTCCCGGGCCCAGCTGCTGGCCGACCTGGCCAAGCGGCGGCGCAAGGTGCTGGCCAGGCAGGCCCGCTCCCGCGGCGGCGACGCCAATCCGGCCGCCGCCGCCAGCCAGCCGGTGCACCCCGCCATCCGGGATCCGAGCCGCTGGTGGCGCTACGACGCCGCCCTGCCCCCCGACCTGGTGGTGATCACCCCCGCCATGGAGGGCGACACCGGCCTGGATGCGGCCGGGCCCCTGCCCCTGGCCGAGGAGCCCCGCTTCCCGGAGGCCAATCGGCTCTTCCTCGAGCATCTCCAGGCCCACAGCCGGGAGCGGGCCGCCCTGGCCCTGGCACGGGCGATGGGCAACGGCAGCGAGGGCGGGGAGCCAGGCGAGACCTGA
- a CDS encoding DEAD/DEAH box helicase, with protein sequence MSLLHATWLFPPEGAGGRLFLWADTWRVATPTTPGRDAPEHPLALDEDSLAEWLDDNGLWAEALRPARATLTLPSRQQAARGRRSSGGSWSGLPLQAGEPIPKQLQWWPWQVTGWALDPASAAEWLSLLPLAGDHPEIGDDVRWWTHLQRWSLSLIARGRWLPQIEEGKARWLPLLNREDDRRRLEDLATGLPQVATCALAAGLQGDPSLACRRPGSGRLRVASLVGALLDGQLRQDFRPDTTGLDPLLTAWQKALGKGDGSLPLDEEELERLDIATHHWREGVAGRVAPARACLELFTPAEGDELWEVQLSLQAEADPSLRVPAALAWAAGDQGLQLGEVAVAQPSELLLEGLGRALTVFEPILHGLDSATPETMQLTPAEAFVLVRTAAAQLRDVGVGVVLPASLAGGLASRLGLAITAELPANSRGFTLGEGLDWSWEFMIGGVTLTLRDLETLAAKRSPLVQHKGAWIELRPNDQRNAERFCAADPALSLDDALRLTATEGDTFHRLPVHAFTAGPRLQAVLEQYHQQKAPDPLPAPPGFAGQLRPYQERGLGWLAFLHRFDQGACLADDMGLGKTIQLLAFLQHLKAEEELKRPVLLVAPTSVLTNWKREAAAFTPELGVREHYGPRRPSSEAALKKALKGVDLVLTSYGLLQRDSELLETVDWQGVVIDEAQAIKNPSAKQSMAARDLGRPGKGSRFRIALTGTPVENRVSELWALMDFLNPRVLGDEGFFHQRYRLPIERYGDMASLRDLKARVGPFLLRRLKTDKSIISDLPEKVELSEWVTLSPEQKKLYSRTVDDSLEAIARSPLGQKHGQVLALLTKLKQICNHPALALGESAEAASSAGPASFAARSAKVQRLEEILEEVIEAGDRALLFTQFAEWGLLLQAHLQKRWRQEVPFLYGSTSKTERQAMVDRFQEDPRGPQLFLLSLKAGGVGLNLTRASHVFHIDRWWNPAVENQATDRAYRIGQQNRVMVHKFITSGSVEEKVDRMIREKSKLAEEIVGSGEDWLGGLDVGQLKDLVALEE encoded by the coding sequence ATGAGCCTGCTGCACGCCACCTGGCTGTTTCCACCGGAAGGGGCGGGGGGACGGCTGTTCCTGTGGGCCGACACCTGGCGGGTGGCCACCCCGACCACGCCGGGCCGGGACGCCCCGGAACACCCCCTGGCCCTCGATGAGGACAGCCTGGCGGAATGGCTGGATGACAACGGGCTCTGGGCCGAGGCGCTGCGCCCCGCCCGCGCCACCCTCACCCTGCCCAGCCGTCAGCAGGCGGCCCGCGGCCGCAGGAGCTCGGGCGGCAGCTGGAGCGGCCTGCCGCTCCAGGCCGGGGAGCCGATCCCGAAGCAGCTGCAGTGGTGGCCCTGGCAGGTGACGGGCTGGGCCCTCGATCCCGCCAGCGCCGCCGAGTGGCTGAGCCTGCTGCCGCTGGCCGGGGACCACCCGGAGATCGGCGATGACGTGCGCTGGTGGACCCACCTGCAACGCTGGTCGCTGAGCCTGATCGCCCGCGGCCGCTGGCTGCCCCAGATCGAGGAGGGCAAGGCCCGCTGGCTCCCTCTGCTCAACCGTGAGGACGACCGGCGCCGGCTCGAGGACCTCGCCACCGGCCTGCCCCAGGTGGCCACCTGCGCCCTCGCCGCCGGTCTGCAGGGGGATCCGTCCCTGGCCTGCCGCCGCCCGGGCAGCGGCCGGCTGCGGGTGGCCAGCCTGGTGGGGGCCCTGCTCGATGGCCAGCTGCGGCAGGACTTCCGGCCCGACACCACGGGCCTCGATCCCCTGCTCACCGCCTGGCAGAAGGCCCTCGGCAAGGGGGATGGCTCCCTGCCCCTCGATGAGGAGGAGCTGGAACGCCTCGACATCGCCACCCACCACTGGCGCGAGGGCGTGGCGGGCCGGGTGGCTCCGGCCCGCGCCTGCCTGGAGCTGTTCACCCCGGCGGAAGGGGATGAGTTGTGGGAGGTGCAGCTGAGCCTGCAGGCCGAGGCCGATCCCAGCCTCCGGGTGCCGGCCGCCCTGGCCTGGGCCGCCGGCGATCAGGGGCTGCAACTGGGGGAGGTGGCCGTGGCCCAGCCCAGTGAACTGCTGCTGGAAGGCCTCGGCCGGGCTCTCACCGTGTTCGAGCCGATCCTGCACGGCCTCGACTCCGCCACGCCGGAGACGATGCAGCTCACCCCGGCGGAAGCCTTCGTGCTGGTGCGCACCGCCGCCGCCCAGCTGCGGGATGTGGGTGTGGGCGTGGTGCTGCCCGCCAGCCTGGCCGGCGGCCTGGCCAGCCGGCTCGGCCTGGCGATCACCGCCGAACTGCCGGCCAACTCCAGGGGCTTCACCCTCGGCGAGGGCCTGGACTGGAGCTGGGAGTTCATGATCGGCGGCGTCACCCTCACCCTGCGGGACCTCGAGACACTCGCCGCCAAGCGGAGTCCGCTGGTGCAGCACAAGGGCGCCTGGATCGAGCTGCGGCCCAACGACCAGCGCAACGCCGAGCGCTTCTGCGCCGCCGACCCGGCCCTCAGCCTCGACGACGCCCTGCGGCTCACCGCCACCGAGGGCGACACCTTCCACCGGCTGCCGGTGCACGCCTTCACGGCCGGCCCCCGGCTGCAGGCGGTGCTGGAGCAATACCACCAGCAGAAGGCCCCCGACCCCCTGCCGGCACCGCCGGGCTTCGCCGGCCAGCTGCGGCCCTACCAGGAGCGCGGCCTGGGCTGGCTCGCCTTCCTGCACCGGTTCGACCAGGGCGCCTGCCTGGCCGACGACATGGGTCTGGGCAAGACGATCCAGCTGCTGGCCTTCCTGCAGCACCTCAAGGCCGAGGAGGAGCTGAAGCGGCCCGTGCTGCTGGTGGCCCCCACCTCGGTGCTCACCAACTGGAAGCGCGAGGCGGCCGCCTTCACCCCGGAGCTGGGCGTGCGGGAGCACTACGGTCCGCGGCGGCCCAGCAGCGAGGCCGCCCTGAAGAAGGCCCTCAAGGGCGTGGATCTGGTGCTCACCAGCTACGGCCTGCTGCAGCGCGACAGCGAACTCCTGGAAACGGTCGACTGGCAGGGGGTGGTGATCGACGAGGCCCAGGCGATCAAGAATCCGAGCGCCAAGCAGTCGATGGCCGCCCGCGACCTGGGGCGGCCGGGCAAGGGCAGCCGCTTCCGCATCGCCCTCACCGGCACCCCGGTGGAGAACCGGGTGAGCGAGCTCTGGGCCCTGATGGATTTCCTCAATCCCCGGGTGCTCGGTGACGAGGGCTTCTTCCACCAGCGCTACCGGCTGCCGATCGAGCGCTACGGCGACATGGCCTCCCTGCGGGATCTAAAGGCCCGCGTGGGGCCCTTCCTGCTGCGGCGGCTCAAGACCGACAAGTCGATCATCTCGGACCTGCCCGAGAAGGTGGAGCTGAGCGAGTGGGTGACCCTCTCGCCCGAGCAGAAGAAGCTCTACAGCCGCACGGTGGACGACAGCCTCGAGGCCATCGCCCGCTCCCCCCTCGGCCAGAAGCACGGCCAGGTGCTGGCCCTGCTCACCAAGCTCAAGCAGATCTGCAACCACCCGGCCCTGGCCCTGGGCGAGAGCGCCGAGGCGGCCTCCAGCGCCGGGCCCGCCAGTTTCGCCGCCCGCAGCGCCAAGGTGCAGCGGCTGGAGGAGATCCTCGAGGAGGTGATCGAAGCCGGCGACCGCGCCCTGCTGTTCACCCAGTTCGCCGAATGGGGCCTGCTGCTCCAGGCCCATCTTCAGAAGCGCTGGCGCCAGGAGGTGCCGTTCCTCTACGGCAGCACCAGCAAGACCGAACGCCAGGCGATGGTGGACCGCTTCCAGGAGGATCCCCGCGGACCCCAGCTGTTCCTGCTCTCGCTGAAGGCGGGCGGGGTGGGGCTCAACCTCACCCGCGCCAGCCACGTGTTCCACATCGACCGCTGGTGGAATCCCGCCGTGGAGAACCAGGCCACCGACCGCGCCTACCGCATCGGCCAGCAGAACCGGGTGATGGTGCACAAGTTCATCACCAGCGGCTCGGTGGAGGAGAAGGTGGACCGGATGATCCGGGAGAAGTCGAAGCTGGCCGAGGAGATCGTCGGCTCGGGCGAAGACTGGCTGGGGGGGCTGGACGTGGGCCAGCTCAAGGACCTGGTGGCCCTGGAGGAGTAG
- a CDS encoding diflavin flavoprotein, translating into MGAATSTSSTTSGAATGSVTASVTASAVAPRLSLQCEAIAADTTTIRSLDWDRSRFDIEFGLRNGTTYNAFLVRGEQTALIDTSHLKFADTWLPLLEEQIDPKAIDVLIVSHTEPDHSGLIGHLIDRNPEILIVGSKVALQFLENQVHRPFRSRAVKSGDELDLGTNPESGVQHRFSFLSAPNLHWPDTIFSFDHGTGILYTCDAFGLHYCSEHVFDVDPGAIAPDFRFYYDCLMGPNARSVLQALKRMESLPEISTIAVGHGPLLRHHLSLWVNDYREWSSDRSSGEVYAAVCYVSQYGFCDRLSQAIARGIGKAGAQVQLVDLRATDAQELTALISEASAVVVPTWPAGADAELQASVGTLLAALKPKQWVACYDAFGGNDEPIDTLASKLRSLGQKAAFDPLRVRQVPQAEDYQRCEEAGTDLGQLLTKAKTIAAMKALDGDLDKALGRLSGGLYVVTAQQTTEDGGTLSSAMVASWVSQASFEPPGLTVAVAKDRAIESLMQVGDRFVLNILREDNHQQLLRHFLKRFPPGADRFAGVATVEGAAAGGPVLGDALAFLGCRVAQRMEGPDHWIIYAEVEEGNVADTEATTAVHHRKVGNHY; encoded by the coding sequence ATGGGAGCTGCCACCTCCACGTCCTCCACGACGTCCGGCGCCGCCACCGGCTCGGTCACTGCCTCGGTCACCGCCTCCGCCGTGGCGCCGCGCCTCAGCCTCCAGTGTGAGGCGATCGCCGCCGACACCACCACCATCCGCTCGCTCGACTGGGATCGCAGCCGCTTCGACATCGAGTTCGGCCTGCGCAACGGCACCACCTACAACGCCTTTCTGGTGCGGGGGGAGCAGACGGCCCTGATCGACACAAGCCACCTCAAGTTCGCGGACACCTGGCTGCCCCTGCTCGAGGAGCAGATCGATCCGAAGGCGATCGATGTGCTGATCGTGTCCCACACCGAACCCGACCACTCCGGGTTGATCGGCCACCTGATCGATCGCAACCCCGAGATCCTGATCGTGGGCTCGAAGGTGGCCCTTCAGTTCCTGGAGAACCAGGTGCACCGCCCCTTCCGCAGCCGCGCCGTGAAGAGCGGCGATGAGCTGGATCTGGGCACCAACCCCGAGAGCGGCGTGCAGCACCGCTTCTCCTTCCTCAGTGCCCCCAACCTGCACTGGCCCGACACGATCTTCTCCTTCGACCACGGCACCGGCATCCTCTACACCTGCGATGCCTTCGGCCTGCACTACTGCTCCGAGCATGTCTTCGACGTGGATCCCGGCGCCATCGCCCCGGATTTCCGGTTCTATTACGACTGCCTGATGGGCCCCAACGCCCGCAGCGTGCTGCAGGCGCTGAAGCGCATGGAATCCCTGCCGGAGATCAGCACGATCGCCGTGGGCCACGGGCCGCTGCTGCGTCACCACCTCAGCCTCTGGGTGAACGACTACCGCGAGTGGAGCAGCGACCGCAGCAGCGGTGAGGTGTACGCCGCCGTGTGTTACGTGAGTCAGTACGGCTTCTGCGACCGGCTGAGCCAGGCGATCGCCCGCGGCATCGGCAAGGCCGGCGCCCAGGTGCAGCTGGTGGATCTGCGCGCCACCGACGCCCAGGAGCTCACGGCCCTGATCAGCGAGGCCAGCGCCGTGGTGGTGCCCACCTGGCCGGCCGGGGCCGACGCCGAGCTGCAGGCCTCGGTGGGCACCCTGCTGGCGGCGCTCAAGCCCAAGCAGTGGGTGGCCTGCTACGACGCCTTCGGCGGCAACGACGAACCGATCGACACCTTGGCCTCCAAGCTGCGCAGCCTCGGCCAGAAGGCGGCCTTCGATCCCCTGCGGGTGCGCCAGGTGCCCCAGGCGGAGGACTACCAGCGCTGCGAGGAGGCCGGCACCGACCTGGGCCAGCTGCTCACCAAAGCGAAGACGATCGCGGCGATGAAGGCCCTCGACGGCGATCTCGACAAGGCCCTGGGCCGTCTCAGCGGCGGTCTGTACGTGGTGACCGCCCAGCAGACCACCGAGGATGGAGGCACGCTCAGCAGCGCCATGGTGGCCAGCTGGGTGAGCCAGGCCAGCTTCGAGCCCCCGGGCCTCACCGTGGCGGTGGCCAAGGACCGGGCGATCGAATCCCTGATGCAGGTGGGCGATCGCTTCGTGCTCAACATCCTGCGGGAGGACAACCACCAGCAGCTGCTGCGCCACTTCCTCAAGCGCTTCCCCCCCGGGGCCGACCGCTTCGCGGGTGTGGCCACGGTGGAGGGCGCCGCGGCCGGCGGGCCCGTGCTCGGCGATGCGCTGGCCTTCCTGGGCTGCCGCGTGGCCCAGCGGATGGAGGGCCCCGACCACTGGATCATCTACGCCGAGGTGGAGGAGGGCAATGTGGCCGACACTGAGGCCACCACCGCCGTGCACCACCGCAAGGTGGGCAACCACTACTGA
- a CDS encoding MEKHLA domain-containing protein, giving the protein MDNTEEIVPLWYSPPALEAAAGILQSHLRAYGRPLLAGLSGDATPLQGAQALFGYPAPVLAHDGVDPGGDPGPRLIYANRAALTLWQRRWGEMVGLPSQLTAEPHERRSRRRALHSARTAVAITGYSGVRIDSQGRRFRIRGARLWTLWDAAGQPCGQAARFSDWHWL; this is encoded by the coding sequence GTGGACAACACCGAGGAGATCGTCCCGCTCTGGTACTCGCCCCCGGCGCTCGAGGCCGCCGCGGGCATCCTGCAGTCCCACCTGCGGGCCTATGGACGGCCATTGCTGGCTGGCCTCAGCGGTGATGCCACACCGCTGCAGGGCGCCCAGGCCCTCTTCGGCTACCCGGCGCCGGTGCTGGCCCACGACGGCGTCGACCCCGGCGGTGACCCCGGCCCCCGGCTGATCTACGCCAATCGGGCCGCCCTCACGCTCTGGCAGCGCCGCTGGGGGGAGATGGTGGGCCTGCCCTCCCAGCTCACCGCCGAGCCCCACGAGCGCCGCAGCCGCCGCCGGGCCCTGCACAGCGCCCGCACGGCCGTGGCCATCACGGGCTACAGCGGCGTGCGCATCGACAGCCAAGGCCGGCGCTTCCGGATCCGGGGAGCACGCCTCTGGACGCTGTGGGACGCCGCGGGCCAGCCCTGCGGACAGGCCGCGCGCTTCAGCGACTGGCACTGGCTGTGA
- a CDS encoding ceramidase domain-containing protein: MELDLYCERLGPGLLGEPVNTLTNAAFFLAAVWIWRQAPRRRGRVDPGIALLVGLVLAIGVGSTLFHTTASRWALVADVGPILLFQMVFLWLYLKRRMGLSHAPALILEALFVAATLASRSWPQLLNGSLAYGPSLLALLLLGLRERALRSRTTQGGTTLLLAAAVFAVSLTLRSVDQLVCAWLPLGTHPAWHLLNALVLALVSRSIMEPAAPPPPGSPQTGRDTEVPAHPIPSP, from the coding sequence ATGGAACTCGATCTCTACTGCGAGCGGCTGGGCCCCGGGCTTCTGGGGGAACCGGTCAACACCCTCACCAACGCGGCCTTCTTTCTGGCCGCGGTGTGGATCTGGCGGCAGGCCCCACGGCGCCGGGGTCGGGTCGATCCCGGCATCGCCCTGCTGGTGGGCCTGGTGCTCGCCATCGGCGTCGGCAGCACCCTGTTCCACACCACCGCCAGCCGCTGGGCCCTGGTGGCCGACGTGGGGCCGATCCTGCTGTTCCAGATGGTGTTCCTCTGGCTCTATCTGAAGCGGCGGATGGGCCTGAGCCACGCCCCGGCGCTGATTCTCGAGGCCCTGTTCGTGGCCGCCACCCTGGCGAGCCGCTCCTGGCCCCAGCTGCTGAATGGGTCGCTGGCCTACGGCCCCAGCCTCCTGGCGCTGCTGCTGCTGGGGCTCAGGGAACGGGCTCTGCGGTCCCGGACAACCCAGGGCGGGACGACCCTGCTGCTGGCCGCCGCGGTCTTCGCCGTTTCCCTCACCCTGCGCAGCGTGGATCAGCTGGTGTGCGCCTGGCTGCCTCTGGGCACCCATCCGGCCTGGCATCTGCTCAACGCCCTGGTGCTGGCGCTCGTGAGCCGATCCATCATGGAGCCGGCGGCCCCCCCACCGCCCGGCTCGCCCCAGACCGGCCGCGATACCGAAGTGCCGGCTCACCCCATCCCCAGCCCATGA